In Balaenoptera acutorostrata chromosome 19, mBalAcu1.1, whole genome shotgun sequence, the following proteins share a genomic window:
- the ZNF574 gene encoding zinc finger protein 574, with translation MTEESEETVLYIEHRYVCSECNQLYGSLEEVLMHQNSHVPQQHFELVGVADPGVTVATEAASGTGLYQTLVQESQYQCLECGQLLMSPSQLLEHQELHLKMMAPQEAAPAEPTPKAPPLSASTIHYECVDCKALFASQELWLNHRQTHLRATPTKPPAPVVLGSPVVLGSPVGQARVAVEHSYRKAEEGGEGAAVPSAAATTEVVTEVELLLYKCSECSQLFQLPGDFLEHQATHFPAPAPESEEPALQQETLTPSPAEVPVSQPDPLPSSDHSYELRNGEAIGRDRRGRRARRNNSGEPGGAATQELFCSACDQLFLSPHQLQQHLRSHREGVFKCPLCSRVFPSPSSLDQHLGDHSSESHFLCVDCGLAFGTEALLLAHRRAHTPNPLHSCPCGKTFVNLTKFLYHRRTHGVGGVPLPTTPVPPEEPVIGFPEPAPAETGEPEAPEPPAAEESPAGPAAPGTYRCLLCSREFGKALQLTRHQRFVHRLERRHKCSICGKMFKKKSHVRNHLRTHTGERPFPCPDCSKPFNSPANLARHRLTHTGERPYRCGDCGKAFTQSSTLRQHRLVHAQHFPYRCQECGVRFHRPYRLLMHRYHHTGEYPYKCRECPRSFLLRRLLEVHQLVAHAGRQPHRCASCGAAFPSSLRLHEHRCAAAAAQAPRRFECGTCGKKVGSAARLQAHEAAHAAAGPGEVLAKEPPAPRAPRAARTPVASPTTLGGMAPAAPARRRGLECSECKKLFSTETSLQVHRRIHTGERPYPCPDCGKAFRQSTHLKDHRRLHTGERPFACEVCGKAFAISMRLAEHRRIHTGERPYSCPDCGKSYRSFSNLWKHRKTHQQQHQAAVRQQLAEAEAAVGLAVMETAVEALPLVEAIEIYPLAEAEGVQISG, from the coding sequence ATGACTGAGGAGTCAGAGGAAACAGTCCTATACATTGAGCACCGCTATGTCTGCTCTGAGTGCAACCAGCTGTATGGATCCCTGGAGGAGGTGCTCATGCATCAGAACTCCCACGTGCCCCAGCAGCACTTTGAGCTGGTGGGTGTGGCCGACCCTGGAGTCACTGTGGCCACAGAGGCAGCTTCTGGCACAGGCCTCTATCAGACCCTAGTGCAGGAGAGCCAGTACCAGTGCCTGGAGTGTGGACAGCTGCTGATGTCACCCAGCCAGCTCCTGGAACACCAGGAGCTGCACCTGAAGATGATGGCGCCCCAGGAGGCAGCGCCAGCTGAGCCAACACCCAAGGCGCCCCCCCTGAGCGCCAGTACCATCCACTATGAGTGTGTGGATTGCAAGGCTCTCTTCGCCAGCCAGGAGCTCTGGCTGAACCACCGGCAGACGCACCTCAGGGCCACTCCCACCAAGCCTCCGGCTCCAGTTGTCCTGGGATCCCCAGTTGTCTTGGGGTCCCCCGTGGGCCAGGCCCGTGTGGCTGTGGAGCACTCATACCGCAAGGCggaagagggtggggaaggggcagctGTCCCCTCTGCCGCTGCCACCACCGAGGTGGTGACTGAGGTGGAGCTGCTCCTCTACAAGTGTTCTGAGTGCTCGCAGCTCTTCCAGCTGCCAGGCGACTTTCTGGAGCATCAGGCCACCCACTTCCCGGCTCCCGCCCCAGAGTCTGAGGAGCCTGCCTTGCAGCAGGAGACTCTGACCCCATCACCTGCAGAGGTGCCTGTGTCTCAGCCTGACCCCCTGCCATCCTCTGACCACAGTTACGAGCTGCGCAACGGTGAAGCCATTGGACGCGATCGCCGGGGGCGCAGGGCACGGAGGAACAACAGTGGAGAGCCAGGCGGGGCAGCCACCCAGGAGCTCTTCTGCTCAGCCTGTGACCAGCTCTTTCTTTCACCTCACCAGCTACAGCAGCACCTGCGGAGTCACCGGGAGGGTGTCTTTAAGTGCCCCCTGTGCAGTCGTGTCTTCCCCAGCCCTTCCAGTCTGGACCAGCACCTCGGAGACCACAGCAGCGAGTCTCATTTCCTGTGCGTGGACTGTGGCCTGGCCTTTGGCACAGAGGCCCTCCTCCTGGCCCACCGGCGAGCCCACACCCCAAATCCTCTGCATTCATGTCCATGTGGAAAGACCTTTGTCAACCTCACCAAGTTCCTTTATCACCGGCGTACCCATGGGGTTGGGGGTGTCCCTCTGCCCACAACACCAGTCCCACCAGAGGAGCCTGTCATTGGCTTCCCTGAGCCGGCCCCAGCAGAGACTGGAGAGCCAGAGGCCCCGGAGCCCCCCGCTGCTGAGGAGAGCCCAGCAGGGCCCGCTGCCCCAGGCACCTACCGCTGCCTCCTGTGCAGCCGCGAATTTGGCAAGGCGTTGCAACTGACACGGCACCAGCGTTTTGTGCACCGGCTGGAACGGCGCCATAAGTGTAGCATCTGCGGCAAGATGTTCAAGAAGAAGTCTCATGTGCGTAACCACCTGCGCACACACACAGGTGAACGGCCCTTCCCCTGCCCGGACTGCTCCAAGCCCTTCAACTCGCCCGCCAACCTGGCCCGCCACCGGCTCACGCACACAGGGGAGCGGCCCTACCGGTGTGGGGACTGCGGCAAGGCCTTCACACAGAGCTCCACCCTGAGGCAGCACCGCCTGGTGCATGCCCAGCACTTCCCCTACCGCTGCCAGGAGTGCGGAGTGCGCTTTCACCGCCCCTACCGCCTGCTCATGCACCGCTACCACCACACGGGTGAGTACCCCTACAAGTGTCGCGAGTGCCCCCGCTCCTTCTTGCTGCGCCGGCTGCTGGAGGTTCACCAGCTCGTGGCCCATGCCGGGCGCCAGCCCCACCGCTGCGCGTCCTGTGGTGCTGCCTTCCCTTCCTCGCTGCGGCTGCATGAGCACCGCTGTGCAGCTGCCGCTGCCCAGGCCCCGCGGCGCTTCGAGTGTGGCACCTGCGGCAAGAAAGTGGGCTCAGCTGCTCGGCTGCAGGCCCACGAGGCAGCCCACGCAGCCGCTGGGCCTGGGGAGGTCCTGGCTAAGGAGCCTCCGGCCCCTCGGGCCCCACGGGCTGCTCGCACACCAGTGGCCTCCCCAACGACCCTTGGAGGCATGGCCCCTGCGGCCCCTGCCCGACGCCGTGGCCTGGAGTGCAGCGAGTGCAAGAAGCTGTTCAGCACGGAAACGTCACTTCAGGTACACCGGCGCATCCACACAGGCGAACGGCCATACCCGTGTCCAGACTGTGGCAAGGCCTTCCGTCAGAGTACCCACCTGAAGGACCACCGCCGCCTGCACACCGGTGAGCGGCCGTTCGCCTGTGAAGTGTGTGGTAAAGCCTTTGCCATCTCGATGCGCCTGGCAGAACATCGCCGCATTCACACGGGCGAGCGGCCCTACTCCTGCCCCGATTGTGGCAAGAGCTACCGCTCCTTCTCCAACCTGTGGAAGCACCGCAAGACCCACCAGCAGCAGCATCAGGCAGCTGTGCGGCAGCAGctggcagaggcagaggctgccGTCGGCCTGGCTGTGATGGAGACTGCAGTGGAGGCTCTGCCCCTGGTGGAGGCCATTGAGATCTACCCTCTGGCTGAGGCTGAGGGGGTCCAGATCAGTGGCTGA